A stretch of the Crocinitomicaceae bacterium genome encodes the following:
- a CDS encoding TonB-dependent receptor, with translation MKNYILLLSLVLSASVFSQGKKTGLQGVVTDEAGNAVPYATILLYTLLDSTLKDGASTNDSGQFILYTSPGNYYLKVRFLSFEEQTISTILIDDGMIVLDTISLKTKSEMLDVVDVTVEKPQMELKLDKRVFNIQQDLSNVGLNASEILDNIPSISVDAEGNVTLRGSQNVRILINGKPSALLGLNNADALRQINGSMIERVEVITNPSARYDAEGEVGIINIILKEELNRGFNGSFNARVAYPFQYGAGFNVNFRTKKVNYFLGYGFGRQRSPGMGYTYQRFDSPDTAYLYRSESEHERGGFNHNINAGVDFNFTKKISLTLSSSMQFSNGDNWSSIVYEDLDSAEQLINSVTRDEVETDYGNSLDINLNFRKTFDQKERLWTVDVRKGYTLDNEQSLLTELTNDVLLIPIFQRTTNNENESNWLFQTDYVYPFGEEGKFEIGAKVNLRSLYSDYLLEDSVSGDWQTNDLFNNQLNYIENIYAAYIMAGNKYKKFSVQLGLRAEYSNITTKLVVTDTTNQRRYLRLFPSVHVSYELKKNNYLQVSYSRRISRPRYWWLTPFYTFRDSRNFESGNPNINPEYAGSYELGHLKYWKKGSMLTSLYYRHTVDVMDRILLTDSTGLTYRTPVNLGNRDAFGVEISGSYEMYKWWNISGSLNLYRAISEGTYNEVLYTNDVYAWSGKASSKFNINRKISIQTSFTYESPQSTNQGSAKAQYFWDASGSLDILKGNGTLSLNARDILNSRKRRNTVESEYFYSYSEFQWRSRQITLNFVYRINQKKGKNERPDFGDGGDGM, from the coding sequence TTGTAACGGATGAGGCAGGAAACGCTGTTCCTTATGCAACTATCTTATTATACACACTCCTTGATTCTACATTGAAAGATGGTGCATCAACCAATGATTCTGGTCAATTTATCTTGTATACATCACCCGGGAATTATTATCTGAAGGTTCGCTTTTTATCATTTGAAGAACAAACTATTTCAACTATTTTGATTGATGATGGGATGATTGTTTTAGATACAATTTCTCTGAAAACAAAATCAGAAATGTTGGATGTTGTTGACGTCACCGTGGAGAAACCTCAAATGGAACTGAAATTGGACAAACGTGTTTTCAACATTCAACAAGACTTGTCTAACGTTGGGTTGAACGCATCAGAAATTTTAGATAATATTCCGTCCATTTCGGTAGATGCTGAAGGAAACGTAACGTTAAGAGGCAGTCAAAACGTGCGCATTCTCATAAACGGAAAACCAAGTGCTTTGTTGGGTTTAAATAATGCTGATGCGTTAAGGCAAATTAATGGAAGCATGATTGAACGTGTTGAGGTGATCACTAATCCATCTGCGCGATATGATGCCGAAGGCGAGGTGGGTATAATTAATATCATTCTTAAAGAAGAATTGAACCGCGGATTTAACGGAAGTTTCAATGCACGGGTGGCTTATCCTTTTCAATACGGAGCCGGTTTTAATGTGAACTTTCGCACTAAAAAAGTCAATTATTTTTTAGGCTATGGCTTTGGCAGGCAGCGTTCACCCGGAATGGGATATACGTACCAACGGTTTGATAGTCCGGATACCGCTTATTTGTATAGGTCAGAAAGTGAACATGAGCGAGGTGGATTTAATCACAATATAAATGCTGGTGTAGATTTTAATTTTACAAAAAAAATTTCGCTGACGCTGAGTTCATCTATGCAGTTCTCAAATGGTGATAACTGGAGTAGTATTGTGTATGAAGATTTAGATTCGGCAGAACAATTAATTAATTCAGTGACACGAGATGAAGTTGAAACAGACTACGGAAACTCTTTGGACATCAATTTGAATTTCAGAAAAACCTTTGATCAAAAGGAGCGCCTTTGGACTGTTGATGTTCGCAAAGGATATACGCTGGATAATGAGCAAAGCTTGTTAACAGAATTAACTAATGATGTGCTGTTGATTCCAATTTTTCAACGCACAACAAATAATGAGAATGAAAGCAACTGGCTTTTTCAAACGGATTATGTGTACCCGTTTGGTGAAGAGGGGAAATTTGAAATAGGGGCAAAGGTTAATCTGCGCAGTTTGTATAGTGATTATTTATTGGAAGATAGTGTGAGCGGAGATTGGCAAACCAATGATTTGTTTAATAATCAATTGAATTATATAGAAAATATTTACGCTGCCTACATCATGGCAGGCAACAAGTATAAAAAGTTTAGCGTTCAGCTTGGATTAAGAGCAGAATACAGCAACATAACTACAAAATTAGTTGTAACGGACACAACGAATCAACGCCGCTATTTACGGTTGTTTCCAAGTGTTCATGTATCTTACGAACTAAAGAAGAACAATTATTTGCAAGTAAGTTATTCAAGACGTATTAGCAGACCACGATATTGGTGGCTTACTCCTTTTTATACCTTCAGAGATTCAAGAAATTTTGAAAGTGGAAATCCAAATATCAATCCTGAATATGCGGGCTCATACGAATTGGGTCATCTTAAATATTGGAAAAAGGGGTCCATGCTCACTTCATTATATTACCGGCACACGGTAGATGTAATGGATCGAATATTGTTAACCGATTCAACCGGACTGACCTATAGAACACCCGTAAATCTTGGTAATAGAGATGCGTTTGGTGTAGAGATTTCAGGCTCATACGAAATGTATAAATGGTGGAATATTAGCGGCAGTCTAAACCTATATCGTGCAATTTCAGAAGGCACATACAATGAAGTGCTATATACAAACGACGTGTACGCCTGGTCAGGCAAGGCAAGTTCAAAATTCAATATCAATCGTAAAATTTCTATTCAAACATCGTTTACTTATGAGTCGCCTCAATCAACAAATCAAGGATCAGCAAAAGCTCAATATTTTTGGGATGCATCGGGGTCATTAGATATTTTAAAAGGTAATGGCACCTTGTCACTCAACGCCAGAGATATTTTAAACTCAAGAAAGCGAAGAAACACGGTAGAATCAGAATATTTCTATTCTTACAGCGAGTTCCAGTGGAGATCAAGACAAATCACCCTGAATTTTGTTTACCGCATCAATCAGAAAAAAGGAAAAAATGAGCGCCCTGATTTTGGTGATGGCGGTGATGGGATGTAA
- a CDS encoding glutathione peroxidase, with the protein MKAMYNTIFILLILFSSMTTTAQTSIHDFSFTTIDGEVKSFADFKGKKILIVNTASECGFTPQYEDLEKLYVKYKDKVEIIGFPANNFGGQEPGSNGEIAEFCKKNYGVSFIMAEKVSVDGDDIHPLFKWLTEQPNSSFTGAIKWNFEKFLLDENGTLLARFRSTVKPGDKKIIKLL; encoded by the coding sequence ATGAAAGCAATGTACAATACCATATTTATTCTTTTAATTCTATTTTCTTCCATGACAACAACTGCACAAACCAGCATACATGATTTTTCATTCACTACCATTGATGGAGAGGTAAAATCATTCGCAGATTTTAAAGGCAAAAAAATTCTGATTGTGAACACAGCCAGTGAATGTGGTTTTACCCCACAATATGAAGATTTGGAAAAGTTGTATGTCAAATACAAAGACAAAGTTGAAATCATTGGTTTTCCTGCTAACAATTTTGGTGGGCAAGAACCGGGGAGTAATGGGGAGATTGCCGAGTTTTGTAAAAAAAATTACGGCGTAAGCTTTATTATGGCTGAAAAAGTATCAGTTGACGGAGATGATATTCATCCACTATTTAAATGGCTTACTGAACAGCCAAACAGTTCTTTCACAGGTGCTATTAAATGGAACTTTGAAAAATTTCTGCTTGATGAAAACGGAACCTTGCTTGCTCGTTTCAGAAGCACCGTAAAACCGGGAGACAAGAAAATTATTAAATTGCTATAG
- a CDS encoding bifunctional nuclease family protein — protein sequence MEKIELKIVGLSYSQTQSGAYALVLSERDGTRRLPIIIGGFEAQSIAIELERMKPSRPLTHDLFKTFADSFNISVKEIIIYNLIEGVFYSKIICEQAGDVIEIDARTSDAIAIGLRCGSPVYTYEHILSSAGIQLEDELAIEQEAPAEKTGTEEPMKKGTELSSLTDAELENMLKEALDTEDYERASKIRDEIKKRN from the coding sequence ATGGAAAAAATTGAATTAAAAATAGTCGGGCTTTCATACAGTCAAACGCAATCAGGTGCTTATGCGCTGGTATTGTCAGAGCGTGACGGAACACGCAGGTTGCCAATTATTATCGGTGGCTTTGAAGCGCAATCTATTGCTATTGAACTCGAGCGCATGAAACCTTCTCGTCCGCTGACTCATGACCTCTTCAAAACTTTTGCTGATTCTTTTAACATCAGTGTAAAAGAAATCATCATTTATAATTTGATTGAAGGTGTTTTTTATTCTAAGATAATCTGTGAACAGGCAGGTGATGTGATTGAAATTGATGCACGCACTTCTGATGCAATTGCTATTGGTTTGCGCTGCGGAAGTCCTGTTTATACATACGAACATATACTGAGTTCAGCCGGTATTCAATTAGAAGATGAATTGGCAATTGAACAAGAAGCCCCTGCAGAGAAAACCGGAACAGAAGAACCGATGAAAAAAGGAACTGAGCTGAGTTCTCTTACTGATGCAGAATTGGAAAACATGCTCAAAGAAGCGTTGGATACAGAAGATTATGAGCGCGCTTCAAAAATCCGCGACGAGATTAAAAAAAGAAACTGA
- a CDS encoding electron transfer flavoprotein subunit alpha/FixB family protein, with amino-acid sequence MSVLVYIDTLSGHISKSVNEAVYYGSKLGAVTVLTNGSVDASALAELGKFGAAKVLVHRGLNTNDAVQLTRLVAEAVKASGATKIVFSLDLTGRAVAPRIAAHLKAGLVSGAISLPDASGVYKVNVFSGKAFGCVKVNSAITVINLTPNSISVETGSGTAAVEDFSADCGAASYTVKSVEKQEGDILLPEAELVVSAGRGLKGPENWGMVEDLAKSLGAATACSRPVADIGWRPHHEHVGQTGLAIRPNLYIAAGISGAIQHLAGVNGSKVIVVINTDPEAPFFKAADYGVVGDAFDVLPKLTAEIKKLKAQN; translated from the coding sequence ATGTCAGTATTAGTTTATATAGATACCCTGAGCGGACACATTTCAAAAAGCGTTAACGAGGCAGTTTACTATGGCAGCAAACTTGGCGCTGTAACTGTTCTTACAAACGGTTCAGTGGATGCTTCAGCTTTAGCAGAACTCGGAAAATTTGGTGCCGCAAAAGTATTAGTACATCGTGGGTTAAACACCAATGATGCAGTACAACTTACACGCTTGGTAGCTGAGGCAGTGAAAGCAAGTGGTGCAACTAAAATTGTTTTTTCACTTGATTTAACCGGTCGTGCAGTGGCGCCAAGAATAGCAGCGCACTTGAAAGCAGGTTTAGTTTCAGGAGCAATCTCTTTGCCTGATGCAAGTGGAGTTTACAAAGTGAATGTGTTCTCAGGAAAAGCATTTGGATGTGTAAAAGTAAACTCAGCCATCACTGTTATCAATCTAACTCCAAATTCAATTTCAGTTGAAACCGGAAGCGGAACAGCCGCCGTTGAAGATTTTTCAGCAGATTGCGGAGCAGCATCTTACACCGTTAAATCAGTAGAAAAACAGGAAGGAGATATTTTATTACCTGAGGCAGAGTTGGTTGTTTCAGCCGGCCGCGGATTAAAAGGACCTGAAAATTGGGGCATGGTTGAAGATCTTGCAAAATCACTTGGCGCTGCTACTGCATGTTCGCGCCCGGTGGCTGATATTGGTTGGAGACCTCACCATGAACACGTGGGACAAACCGGTCTTGCTATTCGTCCTAATTTATACATTGCTGCCGGTATCAGCGGAGCTATTCAGCACCTTGCCGGAGTGAATGGAAGCAAAGTAATTGTTGTAATCAATACTGACCCTGAAGCGCCATTTTTCAAAGCAGCAGACTATGGGGTTGTGGGTGATGCTTTTGATGTTTTGCCTAAATTAACTGCAGAAATAAAAAAACTGAAAGCTCAGAACTAA
- a CDS encoding electron transfer flavoprotein subunit beta/FixA family protein, with translation MKFLVCISKAPDTTTKIEFADNNTKFNEAGVQYIVNPYDEWYALVRALELKETLGGTVTTITVGGADDEPVIRKALAIGADDAVRINGSANDAYAIAFQIADYAKKGEFDIVFTGKETINYNGSQVGGMIAELMNLPYISLATKLELAGNTATIHKEMTGGVEVVSLNTPFVISAAKGMAEQRIPNMRGIMAARTKPLQVIEPVACDELVTFVSYELPKAKSACKIISADNMAELVNLLHTEAKVI, from the coding sequence ATGAAATTCTTAGTTTGTATTTCAAAAGCTCCGGACACCACAACAAAAATTGAATTTGCTGACAACAATACCAAATTCAATGAGGCCGGAGTTCAGTATATTGTCAACCCCTATGACGAATGGTATGCCTTGGTGCGTGCCCTTGAGTTAAAAGAAACTTTAGGCGGTACAGTTACTACAATCACCGTGGGTGGTGCTGATGATGAACCTGTGATTAGAAAAGCCCTTGCCATTGGCGCAGATGATGCGGTGAGAATTAATGGATCTGCAAACGATGCTTACGCTATTGCATTTCAAATTGCCGATTACGCAAAAAAAGGTGAATTTGATATCGTTTTCACCGGGAAAGAAACAATCAATTACAACGGCTCTCAAGTTGGTGGCATGATTGCAGAATTGATGAATTTACCCTATATCTCATTGGCAACAAAACTGGAATTAGCGGGTAATACAGCAACTATTCATAAAGAGATGACCGGTGGTGTTGAGGTAGTTTCACTGAACACGCCATTTGTAATAAGTGCAGCAAAAGGAATGGCTGAGCAACGCATACCAAACATGCGCGGTATTATGGCTGCTCGCACAAAACCGCTGCAGGTAATTGAACCGGTTGCTTGTGATGAATTGGTTACGTTTGTTTCATACGAATTGCCTAAAGCAAAATCTGCTTGCAAAATAATCAGTGCTGATAATATGGCTGAATTAGTGAACCTGTTACACACGGAGGCAAAAGTTATTTAA